The window ATTAAGTTGTTGTAGGCCAGGTATGCCTGCACAAATTGGATCACCGAAAACAGAGCTTTGGTTTGTTAATTAGGCAGTTCTTGTATATTAAGCAGGATCACCGACCACAGACACAAAGAAACCGGCAAAAGAAGAGGAATGCCGTGTGGAAGGTAGACAAAAAAACCACACTAAactcttttttctttccttctccaaatattttttttccctgaattTTCTTCTTCTCGTATAGAAGACATGGAATAAAACCTCTATACAATTACATACACCAGAAGCCATAGGCAAGGCAACAAAAGAAGGGGCAGAGAGTGGGCCCCACGTTGCTGTGTGTCATCAAATCTTAAAAAAGGCTGGTCTGATCCGGTCTGTTAAGGAGGGTATTCTTGGCAACCTGGGTGGGGCGCCAAGGCACAGTCTAGGACAAAAAGTTAGTGCTTCTTGGCTTTTTGTGTCACTTGGCATGGGCTATACACAGGAGGGGGAGGTGATGGTGGAGAGGGGGGCATTTGGGTCAATTTGGACAATGGAAGAGGGGGCTAGGGGCCCGTCGAATCGGGTGGATGTGATGAGAGCGGGCGGAAGATCAATGGCGCTCCGTATTGCGGGTATAGGAGCATCAGCACTGTCGGGGCATGTACGTAGTTCGGGGATGTCCTGATCTCGAACCGCTGGAGGAGGATGGCCATCGTGAGCTTGGCCTCGAGGCGCGCCAGGTTCTGGCCTACGCACATCCGAGAGCCTAGCCCGAACGGTATGAACGCCAGCGGGTGCTTCGCCGCCTTGGACGCGCCGTTGGCGAACCTTGCCGGGTTGAACTGAGACGCGTCCGGACCCCAGTATCTCGTGTCGTGGTGGATGGCCATGATCGGGACGAGCAGCTCCATGTCCCGCGGGATCATGCACCCGTCCGAGAGCTGGACGTCGACCTTGGCTCGGCGGATGGTGGCGACCGCCGGCGGGTACAGCCGGAGCGTCTCGTTCATGATCATGCCAAGCTGTCACATGACAAGGAATGAACGTATGTTAGCTTGTCAAATGACGAGAATGCCCTTATGCAAGGCAAAATtcggaggagaaaaaaaaggcattgaATTTGGAatcgaggaggtggtggtggcctaCCGTTTTGAGCTTGGGGAGGTGCTCCTTGGaggggagctcgccggcgccgcagaCGTCGAACACCTCGCGGCGAGCTCGCTCCTGCCAATCCGGGTGCATGGCGAGGAGCACAGTGGCCCACGTCAGGAGGTTGGTCGTCGTCTGCTTCCCGGCGAAGAAGAAGGTCTTGCATTCCTCCAGCATGTCCTCCACggggatcgccgccgccggggagttcttctcgccgccggcgttgccgcgggtggcggcggcggcgccggcattgATCATCAGGCCGAGCAGGTCGCGGAAGCTGCCGTCGTCGGCCTTCTCGCCTTGCTCGGCCTCGTCGCTCCGCCGGCCAATGAGCCGCATCAGGCTCCGCCGTATCTCCCTGTCCAGCCGCCATGACAGCCGGTTCTTCTTGGTCGGCAAGAACCTGCGAGAACGCGTGGTTTTCTTGGTCAATTCGGGGTCGGATTGGTTGGAGATGGGATGGatcaatggcggcggcgagtgacGTACCGGTAGCCCGGGACGAGCACCTTGCGGAAGGCCTCGGAGGCGAACGCCATGAGCTGTCCCTGCATGGCGAACACGACGCGGCCGTCGTCGTAGCTGCGGCCGAACGTGGCGCGCGTGATGGCCTCCTCCGTCACCGCCTGGAACCACTCCGCCACGtccacctccacctcgccgctcCCCCCGGCCTCCGCCATCGCGCCCCACttcgccgccagcgccgccaccgactTGCCGACGTGCGGTATCAaccgctgcagcagcaacaacaaacACAACATGAAACTCATCCACgagcccgcccgcgcgcgcacgCCATGGACGAACACGAAGAAGCAGAGGAGGTAGGAGGTAACACGTACGTTGAGGTTGTCCGGGTAGAAGGCGTCGGTGAGGACGCGGCGGTGGAGCGCCCACTTGTCGCCGTGGAGGCTGACGAGCCCGTCGCCCTCGAGCTGGCGCACGACGGGGTGCGCCTCGTAGCGGTCGAACGCGTCGGCGCGCGTCAGGAAGATCTCCCGGATCAGCTCCGGCTCCGCCACCGTCAACCTCGGCGTCGGCCCGAACCAAATCAAGAACCTATGCCCTGCAACACACACCCACACCATCAATCCAAGGCCCAAGCTCGAACACTTCCATCATCAATGGCGGCgccaagaaagagagagaaagaaagccATAACCCGAGCTGAGCTGACAACTAAGAGACAAAAGCTGTGAGCTCTGGCCACAAGCAGACACAACACAGAGGGAGCAGGGCGAGGAGGGAACAGATCGAGCAGCAGATGCAACCAAAAATCCATCCACTGCGACGCCACCACATGTCCACagagcgcgccgcgcgcgcacatggcggcggcggaggcgggagcGAAGAACTCACCGTAGATCTTGCGCCAGTAGTGGTAGAAGGCGAGGACGCGGGGGAGCGCGTTGTGGGAGGTGGGCGGCGACATGGGCTTGGACGACGCCTCCGCCATGAGCGCCACCATCTCCCTCACGGAGCCGAGCAAGAACCGGTACGGCGGCCCCCGCACCCCCTGCGCCGCGAAGtgcgcctccagccgccgcggccgccaccacAGCGCGtccgccatcctcgccgccaCGTGCATCGTCacccacaccgccgccgccgccgccaccgccgccaccctccacgtcgcccacccccaccccgcgccaccgccgccatcctcctccatcctcctcctccccccctgTTTCTTGAAACAGAGCTCACACCACCGAGCAGAGCACCACCAATGAGACGCGCTTCGTCGCGAGGTGAGGTGAGCTTGGGTGGGGTGTGGCAATGGCGGGTCGTGGGAGGAGAGGGGTTATatagtgggaggaggaggagaggccggcggcgatggggccgggagggaggagagagagagtagagagagaaagtatagagagagagagtttagAGAGAGAGGGATTTGGTTGCGAAGGGTCAACGAGGGTTGGGGTTTGGCACTTTCTTGCTTAATTGACCACACCATGTTTGGGAGATGGATTTATGGAAGGTGAAGACGTGTTTGGTGACGATTTCACTTCACTTTTTTGTTTTTCGAATAAGAGGTTTCACTtcacctttttgtttttttttcaagtttgttaAATATTGGCAAACTTTTTGGAAAAGGAATTCTTGGTTCGTGAGAACCAATTCGCCTCCTCATGTTTagtgttttgttttctttttgcatGTGATCTTTGGAAAAAGGGCGCACACACGCTTTGGTTTTGGAAAAATTTACGCGCGTCTTCTATGTGATCGGCAGTAAAAGAAACTAACATATtactccttttatatctcatgATATAAGACGTGATCAAAATTAGCACGATCTCTAAAACTAAtctttaatttataatttttcatatacTATAAGCTTTGTAGCAATAAAATTAcaaccatatgaaagtaaatttatatattaatccaatgatatattttttagcaagtaaaatttatttcatattataataagtGTTGGTCAAATATGTTAAAATATGTTAATGGTTTAATCTTAAAATGCGTGCTTGTCTTTTATTATGGGATGATGTTTTGCATTTTCGTAATGGAAGTATATGACCTACAAATCAATTTGCCACTAAATAAGTTCATATTGATGTTCAGAAATGACTAAGTGTTAATATTAACATGTATCTGCATGACTTCTTAgtcatatacatacatatatatatatatatatatatatatatataattatatctaatacatttttacttttttccatttattaatttaatagATCATAAATAAAATACGAGGATGCCCTTGTTGATTGGAGCCGTGATTTATTTTTCTTGACTAAGTAATTGAAATATTTGGAATAAGTAAAGAGATAATTTTAATCGATAAGTCTTATTTTGGTTTCATCATTATTTAATAATTCTTAAATTTATAATCAATAAAGACCAATATGAACACTCATctctaatttttattttcaatatttattacattattttaataatttttaatttgaatttgataGTTACCAAGTTGCACAAGCCTTTCTAATCCAAAAAAGTTATAATTCAATCCCCATCTACATGGATGGAAAAGAGCACACCTATACTCTTTTTGTCAAAATTACCCGGTTTATCGTTGGCATACCGAGATGAATTATTTTACACGTCACTCTTAGAGGAAGTTtgatagtatagctaactattaactattactccatccgtcctaaaatataagcaattttagatatgaatctggacaactgtgtgtctagattcatagccaaaagttgctatattttgggacggaaatAGTAGCTCATACTAAAGCTAACATGTATAATAGGTTAACTATATAGTTGGCtctattttttctcttctttctcttttctcttgcTATGAATTTAATGTAAATGTATTGGATCAGGTGTATAGTTAGCTTTGGCACGAGAGCCAACACTTCTCATTCTTTTACTTTTCTTTTCCACATAagcttatagttggcttatagtccactattatccttgctcttagaGGAAGCTTATACGAAGCACCAACATCTTCGATATATTAACTTGAATTTTGATTATAGCATGAAAAATGATCGGTCGACATACATATGGAATTATGGCATTGTCGTACGAAGCTCATAAGGTTTTTATGGGAAATATGCAAATCCAAGGCTGTCGATCCCTATtcagtttcttaaaaaaaaacacacacacacacacacattcaaAACATGAATTTGGCATATGGTTATATATAGGTATAAGACAGAAAAAGGAAATACTCTTTATCCGCAACAAAGTGGCTATTGGGCAGCTTGGCTTAAGCTCCACATGTGGCAAAACGAATTCATGGAAACCAGAAAATTAACTTTAGCTAGAATTTCAATGGGAACTTCAACATATTGCAAGCTAGGTTCAGCCCTACCCTTCATACAATTTTGGCTCCGtccctgtatttttttttttgaaacttaagaaccattttatttattaatcaGAAGCTGAGTACATGCTGGATAGTACAGTTCGCAGAGAAGTATAGACAAACAATAAACCCAAGAAACTCAGTACACAATGTTTTTCTTCTctatttctattataaattATCATAACACAATATTATACTATATATTGATCAAAAGCCCAAAACTGATATATTAAAAACGTCACTTTCTCTCTCCATATAAacgttactactactactcgtTACACAGGCAATTAGCAGCAGCACACAGCAGACAAAGGCACAATGGCCAATAGGAGCGGCGATGGTTGCATGATACGGCGTGATGATTGGCCAGATTCTTGGGAAGACGACCTCTCCTTTTTTTGGGTCCTCTAAACCTGGGAAAAGAGCGTCGCCTCAGCCTCACCTCCTTATTGGCCGCCTTTTCTCAAGCATTTTGTATGCCCTCCCGGTGACAGGCTACTGCTCCTGGATGGCTGTCTGATGGCGAACGGATGACCTCGATGTGCAGCCATTTGGTATACCCCATTTCGTGTGCGTTTTCTGGCGGCAATGTGCTTGTGTGGTGGTGATCTATTTCGTTTTCGTGTGTGCTTGTAtgattaggggtgaaaacggtactgAAAATTCCCGATCGGTCGAGCATCGTTTCCGTATCAGGGATACCATTTTCGTTTGTACCGTTTTTTTggctatttataaattttgtttttttctatttttttctgcaTCATATTAATGTTGATATTGagtagtttaaatgataaaGATACTAGTTGATCTAACATCCTTTTTGACAAGATAACAGTAgcggtagctagctagctagcttcatgTGATTGTGTAGGCGCGTGATCTCGACTGACCCTTGAACATGGGGCCATATGCTTCCGCCAGGGGCGGAGCTACATGTTCAAAGGAGGATACCAGAAACCCGGTCAAaaaatttttttagctatagtttatctattttcaccGTATTTACGTATACCTCTCTAGTGCAAACTTAAGCACCTATATCAGCTTAAATCTGGTCTAAAACAGAGTAAAGCAAGTATGTAGCATCCCTCTTCATTTCGTTCTTGCTCTGCCCCCGGCTTCCGTGGAGGGTAGAGATATAATCATTTTCATGTTATCTGAGAAACCGATGTCCTAT of the Oryza sativa Japonica Group chromosome 2, ASM3414082v1 genome contains:
- the LOC9268939 gene encoding cytochrome P450 734A2, with amino-acid sequence MEEDGGGGAGWGWATWRVAAVAAAAAVWVTMHVAARMADALWWRPRRLEAHFAAQGVRGPPYRFLLGSVREMVALMAEASSKPMSPPTSHNALPRVLAFYHYWRKIYGHRFLIWFGPTPRLTVAEPELIREIFLTRADAFDRYEAHPVVRQLEGDGLVSLHGDKWALHRRVLTDAFYPDNLNRLIPHVGKSVAALAAKWGAMAEAGGSGEVEVDVAEWFQAVTEEAITRATFGRSYDDGRVVFAMQGQLMAFASEAFRKVLVPGYRFLPTKKNRLSWRLDREIRRSLMRLIGRRSDEAEQGEKADDGSFRDLLGLMINAGAAAATRGNAGGEKNSPAAAIPVEDMLEECKTFFFAGKQTTTNLLTWATVLLAMHPDWQERARREVFDVCGAGELPSKEHLPKLKTLGMIMNETLRLYPPAVATIRRAKVDVQLSDGCMIPRDMELLVPIMAIHHDTRYWGPDASQFNPARFANGASKAAKHPLAFIPFGLGSRMCVGQNLARLEAKLTMAILLQRFEIRTSPNYVHAPTVLMLLYPQYGAPLIFRPLSSHPPDSTGP